In Streptomyces sp. NBC_00414, a single window of DNA contains:
- a CDS encoding VOC family protein, protein MVKIGSVVMGVSDVRRAAAFWTQALGYVPREAAEDDWVVLMPAEGTGPQVSLGLSGTPAQEHPRVHLDLYADDAADQAAEVERLVSLGARRVDWDLYPEDPDFVVLADPDGNRFCVIDTARG, encoded by the coding sequence ATGGTGAAGATCGGCTCCGTGGTGATGGGTGTGTCGGACGTCCGGCGCGCCGCCGCGTTCTGGACGCAGGCGCTCGGGTACGTACCGCGCGAGGCGGCCGAGGACGACTGGGTGGTGCTGATGCCCGCCGAGGGGACCGGCCCCCAGGTGTCCCTCGGGCTGAGCGGGACGCCGGCGCAGGAGCACCCCCGGGTCCATCTGGACCTGTACGCGGACGACGCCGCCGACCAGGCCGCCGAGGTCGAGCGGCTGGTGTCCCTCGGCGCACGGCGGGTCGACTGGGACCTGTATCCCGAGGATCCGGACTTCGTCGTGCTCGCCGATCCCGACGGCAACCGCTTCTGCGTCATCGACACCGCACGCGGATGA
- a CDS encoding DUF6479 family protein, with the protein MDFNATPLAASGAAVGGIVPFLVGVIIVGGLIGAVWWGRRQRAEQPAPPRPEEQPRLPDSGPVGPVTERREPDEMPQGQDRLNPHQMGGDSSHRAADQERPTWSDNDSGGFGSGGPGRT; encoded by the coding sequence ATGGACTTCAACGCGACACCACTGGCCGCCTCCGGCGCCGCCGTGGGCGGCATCGTGCCGTTCCTGGTGGGCGTCATCATCGTCGGTGGCCTGATCGGGGCCGTGTGGTGGGGCCGTCGGCAGCGTGCCGAGCAGCCCGCGCCGCCCCGCCCCGAGGAGCAGCCCCGCCTCCCCGACTCCGGCCCCGTGGGTCCGGTGACCGAACGGCGTGAGCCGGACGAGATGCCCCAGGGCCAGGACCGCCTGAACCCGCACCAGATGGGCGGCGACTCCTCGCACCGCGCGGCGGACCAGGAGCGCCCGACCTGGAGCGACAACGACAGTGGCGGCTTCGGCAGCGGTGGCCCCGGGCGAACCTGA
- a CDS encoding hydrophobic protein — translation MVPVLLVLLLVLILFGAGFAVKVLWWIALIVLVVWLLGFLMRGTTRSGGRSRWYRW, via the coding sequence ATGGTTCCGGTTCTTCTGGTCCTGCTGCTGGTCCTGATTCTCTTCGGGGCCGGATTCGCCGTGAAAGTGCTGTGGTGGATCGCGCTGATCGTGCTCGTCGTCTGGTTGCTCGGATTCCTGATGCGCGGCACCACGAGATCGGGAGGCAGGTCACGCTGGTACAGATGGTGA